The following are from one region of the Vulpes vulpes isolate BD-2025 chromosome 14, VulVul3, whole genome shotgun sequence genome:
- the LOC112909936 gene encoding signal-regulatory protein beta-1-like, with amino-acid sequence MSAPASGLSSPTYLLLALLLGLTDVAGEVELQVIQPEKSVSVAAGQTATLRCTLTSMLPTGTVKWFRGTGPGRQLIFSFKGGHFPRITNLSDVTKRNNMDFSIRINNITPTDTGTYYCVKCQKGKPDVEFKSGPGTQVTVSAKPSPPVVSGPTARATPQQTVSFTCKSHGFSPRNITLRWFKNGNELTASQTTVYPEEDNASYSISSTTKLVLALEDVHSQVICEVAHVTLQGGPPLRGTANLSEVLQVPPTLVVAQKFVAGDQVNVTCEAKKFYPQHLQVTWLENGNMSQTETVSSFIENKDGTFNWMSWLLVNLSVHTEEVVLTCKVQHDGQRAVAKSCILETSAHQKDQCRDKNFDPKLSTLLLVIVFLGPKLLLLITVSATYAHRKQGPDYEFVNKT; translated from the exons ATGTCAGCTCCTGCCTCCGGACTCAGCTCTCCTACTTACCTGCTGCTGGCTCTGCTGTTGGGACTCACAG ATGTGGCAGGTGAGGTGGAGCTACAGGTGATCCAGCCTGAGAAGTCAGTGTCTGTTGCAGCTGGACAGACTGCCACTCTGCGCTGCACCCTGACCTCTATGCTCCCCACTGGGACGGTTAAGTGGTTCAGGGGGACAGGACCAGGCCGACAATTAATCTTCAGCTTCAAAGGAGGCCACTTTCCCCGAATAACAAATCTTTCAGATGTCACAAAGAGAAACAACATGGACTTTTCCATCCGCATCAATAACATCACTCCAACAGACACGGGAACCTACTATTGTGTAAAGTGCCAGAAAGGAAAACCCGATGTGGAGTTCAAGTCTGGACCAGGCACTCAGGTCACTGTGAGTG CCAAACCCTCTCCCCCCGTGGTGTCTGGCCCCACGGCCAGGGCCACGCCTCAGCAGACAGTGAGCTTCACCTGCAAGTCGCATGGCTTCTCCCCCAGAAACATCACCCTGAGATGGTTCAAAAACGGGAATGAACTGACAGCCTCTCAGACCACTGTGTACCCAGAGGAAGACAACGCTTCCTACAGCATCTCTAGCACAACCAAGCTGGTGCTGGCCCTGGAGGACGTTCACTCCCAGGTCATCTGCGAGGTGGCCCATGTGACCCTGCAGGGGGGCCCTCCTCTTCGTGGGACTGCCAACTTGTCTGAGGTCCTCCAAG TTCCGCCCACCTTGGTGGTTGCCCAGAAATTCGTGGCAGGGGATCAGGTGAATGTTACTTGTGAAGCCAAGAAGTTCTACCCACAGCATCTGCAGGTGACTTGGTTGGAAAATGGAAACATGTCCCAAACAGAAACAGTCTCGAGCTTCATAGAGAACAAGGATGGGACCTTTAACTGGATGAGCTGGCTCCTGGTAAATTTATCTGTCCACACAGAGGAAGTGGTGCTCACTTGTAAGGTGCAGCATGATGGGCAGCGGGCAGTTGCCAAAAGCTGTATACTGGAGACCTCTGCCCACCAAAAGGACCAATGCAGAGATAAAAACTTTG ACCCAAAGCTGTCTACTCTACTCCTGGTGATTGTCTTCCTGGGCCCCAAGCTGCTGCTGCTCATCACTGTCTCTGCCACTTATGCCCACAGAAAGCAAGGGCCTGACTATGAGTTTGTAAATAAAACTTGA